In Planctomicrobium piriforme, a single genomic region encodes these proteins:
- a CDS encoding SRPBCC family protein encodes MHRSFAAPLELMFEMWTDPAHFSKWLPPTGFEMKFLRSDIRPGGGTFYMMTNNAGLEMYGRADYREIQKPDRIVYTQEFCDKAENISRHPMALLWPATMLTTVELTAEGPDQTRVKVSWEPVGNVTPEELKAFVDARAGMTQGWTGSFDKLEAYLSTSGAV; translated from the coding sequence ATCCACCGCAGCTTCGCCGCGCCCCTCGAACTCATGTTCGAGATGTGGACTGACCCGGCTCACTTCTCTAAATGGCTCCCCCCGACCGGGTTCGAAATGAAGTTTCTCCGCTCCGACATTCGCCCGGGCGGCGGCACGTTTTACATGATGACGAATAATGCCGGGCTCGAAATGTACGGGCGGGCCGACTATCGGGAAATTCAGAAGCCCGATCGCATCGTCTACACGCAGGAATTCTGCGACAAAGCCGAAAACATCAGCCGGCACCCAATGGCTCTCCTCTGGCCGGCCACCATGTTGACGACAGTGGAACTGACCGCCGAAGGGCCGGACCAGACTCGCGTTAAAGTCAGTTGGGAACCGGTTGGAAATGTCACGCCGGAAGAGCTGAAAGCGTTCGTTGACGCTCGCGCAGGCATGACGCAGGGGTGGACCGGTTCGTTCGACAAGCTGGAGGCATATCTTTCCACCTCCGGAGCAGTCTGA
- a CDS encoding ArsR/SmtB family transcription factor encodes MPDQLSRTFAALADPTRRAMLARLAQGKANVSDLAEPFLDKMSRPALTKHVKVLEKAGLIRKKRDAQRRPCELKPEALKDAAEWMEQYRAFWEESFDRLDEYLKTVTAEKKAKGKKNAGQS; translated from the coding sequence ATGCCCGACCAACTCAGCCGGACCTTTGCTGCTCTCGCCGACCCGACCCGTCGCGCCATGCTTGCGCGGCTGGCTCAGGGGAAAGCCAACGTTTCCGACCTGGCCGAACCGTTTCTCGACAAGATGAGCCGCCCGGCGCTGACCAAGCATGTCAAGGTGCTGGAGAAAGCGGGCCTGATCCGCAAGAAACGCGATGCACAGCGACGGCCGTGCGAACTGAAACCCGAAGCCCTCAAAGACGCCGCTGAATGGATGGAGCAGTACCGCGCCTTTTGGGAAGAGAGCTTCGACCGCCTCGATGAATACCTGAAAACCGTGACAGCCGAGAAGAAAGCGAAAGGGAAGAAGAATGCCGGCCAATCCTAA
- a CDS encoding DUF1559 domain-containing protein, with the protein MRRGFTAIELLVVIAIIAILIALLLPSVQQAREAARRMQCQNNLMQLGLALQNYHQAHDSFPPGSINPTGPIRDDGTGYQVGWIPQILPYIDQQLLYSKLNFNKGAHDPANTVVLGFSPPQLMCPSSNTPSGGHNYVGCHNDIEAPIDVDNNGVLFLNSHIRLRDLTDGRQATLLLGEVLTSGSWLAGTRSTLRNGSSSGTELDASEYRNFSQRSYYTPSPLTGSETDDADAAKKLLNVGGFSSTHNTGCNYAMADGAVRFISFNIDHNLFQHLANRRDGNLVDMGSF; encoded by the coding sequence ATGCGGCGCGGCTTCACGGCGATTGAATTGCTCGTCGTGATCGCGATCATTGCGATTCTCATTGCATTGCTGCTGCCGAGCGTGCAGCAGGCCCGGGAAGCGGCCCGGCGGATGCAATGTCAGAACAACCTGATGCAACTGGGGCTCGCACTGCAGAATTACCATCAGGCGCATGACTCGTTCCCACCCGGTTCGATCAATCCGACCGGGCCCATCCGCGATGACGGAACCGGCTATCAGGTCGGCTGGATTCCTCAGATTCTTCCGTATATCGACCAGCAACTGTTGTACTCCAAGTTGAATTTCAACAAGGGCGCGCACGATCCGGCGAATACGGTGGTGCTTGGTTTCTCGCCCCCTCAATTGATGTGCCCATCCAGTAACACGCCCTCTGGCGGACATAATTATGTCGGCTGCCACAACGACATCGAAGCGCCGATCGACGTCGACAACAACGGAGTCCTGTTCCTCAACAGCCATATCCGCCTGCGCGATCTTACCGACGGGCGTCAGGCGACGTTGTTGCTGGGAGAAGTGCTGACGTCAGGTTCCTGGCTCGCTGGCACTCGGTCGACTCTCCGCAATGGCAGCAGCAGCGGTACGGAACTCGATGCTTCCGAATACAGGAATTTCAGCCAGAGAAGTTACTATACCCCGAGTCCATTGACTGGGTCGGAGACGGATGACGCAGACGCAGCCAAAAAACTTCTAAACGTCGGCGGGTTCTCTTCGACGCACAACACCGGCTGCAATTATGCCATGGCCGACGGCGCTGTCCGCTTCATTTCGTTCAATATCGATCACAACCTGTTCCAGCACCTCGCCAACCGGAGAGACGGCAATCTTGTCGACATGGGTTCATTCTGA
- a CDS encoding type II secretion system protein, whose amino-acid sequence MKHCRREFVPRSGFTIIECLAAVALLGVFALITAPLVSQVQGVQSDLAQRELALLELRNAAELAMYDPNRAIELPTNVLSQFESPEFAVNVVAVEEEPAGEQLTLSLRWKSRTGVFVKPVQLTFWRWAAMPSVSLAPANQRTGRGDGWGQGLTRELIGFDPSPPAPLPAAGPRSMESRFAGRGEQVALRVGRFVSHSSATSAVNFSR is encoded by the coding sequence ATGAAACATTGTCGTCGTGAATTCGTTCCCCGTTCCGGCTTCACGATCATCGAATGCCTGGCCGCGGTCGCGCTATTGGGAGTGTTCGCACTGATCACCGCGCCGCTCGTCAGTCAGGTGCAGGGAGTGCAATCCGACCTTGCCCAGCGCGAACTAGCTTTGCTCGAACTGCGAAACGCGGCGGAACTGGCGATGTACGATCCCAACCGTGCCATCGAGTTGCCGACGAATGTGTTGTCACAATTCGAATCGCCTGAGTTCGCTGTCAACGTGGTCGCTGTGGAAGAAGAACCGGCCGGCGAGCAGTTGACGCTGTCGCTGAGATGGAAAAGCCGCACCGGCGTGTTTGTGAAGCCAGTCCAACTGACGTTCTGGAGATGGGCGGCAATGCCGTCTGTCTCGCTCGCCCCGGCCAATCAAAGAACAGGGCGGGGAGACGGTTGGGGCCAGGGTCTCACGCGAGAACTAATTGGCTTCGACCCCTCACCCCCAGCCCCTCTCCCCGCAGCAGGCCCTCGCAGTATGGAAAGCCGTTTTGCGGGGCGAGGGGAGCAGGTTGCCCTGCGTGTGGGACGATTCGTTTCCCATTCATCCGCAACATCTGCAGTCAATTTCAGTCGCTGA
- a CDS encoding type II secretion system F family protein, with protein MEILLLTIGIPGLGILMLMFRQQLLECRDREGREFARTMLKLLGYAMLSTAVVESWWLLEGLVSAIAKTEPGPFKYELTIPTAIFSTLVRLLVVTVVIFTGRSAILVSRERDRAEPTVADITSEERHRRSLLLGICAVVALPLLAISSGFLLIVWSIGCVEYAFSALVIRGRECRLLWTLAMAARFQRPFEEEVAGLARSESTRQKSRLERAANELHGGSSLSQALQRVPGLLPNEATAAIQAAEATGQLNAVLLSLATRQSQSIRMFGWDNELNNLALYCLGMMVIFASVIAYIMLKIIPKYKAIFNDFGVELPEVTVVLITISDAVVSYWFLFFPLVTLPLIAVFQFLFLGVGHGSLTSWLAVDLWPRLKAPALLRSLSAAVAGNTSTIAVVQNLSEASSNAAQSRRYQRLAILLSQGMPLGNALQVEKIVTQRESLALDQSESRGHLTWALDAIATRIEQARLNRVRMTTEFLRPLIVLSIGGVVLFFCLAMFAPLIKLLNDLS; from the coding sequence TTGGAAATCCTGCTCCTCACCATCGGCATTCCCGGACTCGGCATCCTGATGCTGATGTTCCGTCAGCAATTGCTGGAATGCCGCGATCGGGAAGGGCGGGAATTCGCGCGGACGATGTTGAAGCTGCTCGGCTACGCCATGCTGTCGACGGCGGTGGTTGAAAGCTGGTGGCTGCTGGAAGGACTCGTTTCCGCGATCGCGAAGACAGAGCCCGGCCCCTTCAAATATGAACTGACCATCCCGACCGCGATCTTCTCGACGCTGGTCAGGCTGCTGGTGGTGACGGTCGTGATCTTCACAGGACGCTCGGCGATCCTGGTTTCGCGCGAAAGGGATCGTGCGGAGCCGACTGTCGCGGACATCACCTCCGAAGAACGGCATCGTCGCAGTTTGCTGCTGGGGATCTGTGCTGTCGTCGCCCTGCCGCTGCTGGCGATCAGTTCCGGATTTTTGCTGATCGTCTGGAGCATTGGGTGCGTCGAGTATGCGTTCTCGGCACTTGTGATTCGCGGAAGAGAATGCCGGTTGTTGTGGACGCTGGCGATGGCGGCCCGCTTCCAGCGACCGTTCGAAGAAGAAGTGGCGGGGCTGGCTCGATCGGAATCCACTCGACAGAAGTCGCGGTTGGAGAGAGCGGCCAACGAACTGCATGGCGGGTCATCGCTCTCACAGGCTTTGCAGAGAGTCCCGGGATTGCTACCGAATGAAGCGACGGCGGCCATTCAGGCGGCGGAAGCCACCGGGCAGCTTAACGCGGTGTTGTTGTCTCTCGCGACCAGACAGTCGCAAAGCATCCGCATGTTCGGGTGGGACAACGAACTGAATAATCTCGCGCTGTATTGCCTCGGGATGATGGTTATCTTTGCCAGCGTCATCGCATACATCATGTTAAAAATCATTCCCAAGTATAAGGCGATCTTTAACGATTTCGGCGTTGAGCTGCCGGAAGTGACTGTTGTGCTGATCACCATCTCCGATGCCGTTGTCTCCTACTGGTTCCTTTTTTTTCCGCTGGTCACGTTGCCGTTGATTGCGGTCTTTCAGTTTTTGTTTCTCGGCGTCGGGCATGGGAGCCTGACGTCGTGGCTGGCGGTCGATCTGTGGCCGCGACTGAAGGCGCCGGCGCTCTTACGCAGCTTATCGGCCGCGGTCGCCGGAAATACCAGCACGATCGCCGTGGTGCAGAATCTGTCCGAGGCGTCCTCGAATGCCGCACAATCGCGACGTTACCAGCGGCTGGCGATTTTGCTCAGTCAGGGGATGCCGTTGGGGAACGCTTTGCAGGTCGAAAAAATTGTCACCCAGCGCGAATCGCTAGCTCTGGATCAATCCGAAAGTCGCGGGCACCTGACCTGGGCGCTCGATGCCATTGCCACGCGCATCGAGCAGGCTCGGTTGAACCGAGTGCGGATGACAACCGAGTTTCTGCGTCCGCTGATTGTGTTGTCGATCGGGGGCGTCGTGCTGTTTTTCTGCCTAGCCATGTTCGCGCCGCTCATCAAGTTGCTGAATGACCTGTCATGA
- a CDS encoding type II secretion system F family protein produces the protein MMSDSFPFSNPASSSAPAPLPIWIGIRSAAEEMPWGQERTDLLQIAERLQHGSAPLHTATKMSARRTALAATLQSALESGRFAQVMEEYLRTSRNLRRLRWSFWLSLIYPFAMLILATIVLAVFLLLVSQQMKNILIGFGVELPALTVFMITVSDFLGAYWVAGLCLLAGLAALPFCLHWLPGKEFRTRVLRSIPLVGSASKNAAAAEFCARLAVLIDARLPLPRALEMLSMSLRDALMRTASRHMAERVNAGTDAAIAAEEEQDLPPQLVSPFRWTQSPDAFADGLRVQSELFATQARLRADQLRFFIEPLTFLVVGCAGGLVIISFFMPLIKLLNDLA, from the coding sequence ATGATGTCCGACTCCTTCCCATTTTCGAATCCCGCGAGCTCGTCAGCCCCAGCGCCGCTTCCGATCTGGATCGGCATTCGCAGCGCGGCAGAAGAAATGCCGTGGGGGCAGGAGCGGACAGATCTGCTGCAGATCGCCGAGCGCTTGCAGCATGGCAGTGCTCCCCTTCACACCGCGACAAAAATGTCAGCTCGTCGCACGGCCCTCGCGGCGACGCTGCAGTCGGCCCTTGAATCGGGCCGATTTGCACAGGTGATGGAAGAATACCTGCGGACCAGTCGCAACCTGAGACGTCTGCGGTGGTCCTTCTGGCTGAGCCTGATCTATCCCTTCGCGATGCTCATTCTGGCGACGATTGTGCTGGCGGTGTTTCTCCTGCTGGTGTCGCAGCAGATGAAAAATATCCTGATTGGCTTCGGCGTCGAGCTGCCCGCGCTGACGGTTTTCATGATCACTGTCAGCGATTTCCTGGGTGCGTACTGGGTAGCGGGCCTGTGTCTGCTGGCAGGGTTGGCCGCATTGCCGTTTTGCCTGCACTGGTTGCCTGGTAAAGAATTCCGAACGCGTGTACTGCGCTCGATCCCGCTGGTCGGTTCCGCTTCGAAAAATGCAGCGGCGGCGGAGTTCTGTGCGCGGCTGGCCGTGCTGATCGACGCCCGCTTGCCGCTGCCGCGGGCGCTTGAAATGCTTTCGATGTCGCTGCGGGACGCACTCATGCGGACCGCCAGCCGACACATGGCCGAGCGGGTCAACGCAGGCACAGACGCTGCCATCGCCGCAGAGGAAGAACAAGACCTGCCGCCGCAACTGGTTAGTCCTTTTCGCTGGACGCAGTCGCCGGATGCATTTGCCGACGGCCTGCGAGTTCAGTCGGAGTTGTTCGCCACTCAGGCGCGGTTACGGGCTGACCAACTGAGGTTTTTCATCGAGCCGCTGACGTTTCTCGTCGTCGGCTGCGCGGGAGGGCTGGTCATCATCAGCTTCTTCATGCCGCTCATCAAACTATTAAATGATCTGGCCTGA
- a CDS encoding type II secretion system F family protein, with protein sequence MASSALQPAEVAEFGHELQAMLRAGVPLELGLRGLSGSVSRRVDRTAQELADRLQSGVPLPDALQSIPGVPPSLRAALSAGVRCGRSDEALQDLVSLAFAMNNLRAALLRSLIYPVVLVVVTALLFLLVARFLLPEVAETYRSLRLETPPLIWYWGDVDVVEGMALGLLAIGAVVVAVWYFGLTSIAQVVEFLFRRRMQIWFHLFRIGSIRNDFAFARIAHLLALLTKYEVPLPEALRLASVSADSKDWRQRLNHLAETVESGEPLTQKLMLQQGFPQFLSWLIEVGTAESSLPATLKQAAEFYQQRALGRAEFFLRFVPVAVLIGVGGTLTAMYGVMVFGTMAQLWEKLGETPR encoded by the coding sequence ATGGCGTCGAGTGCCCTTCAACCTGCTGAAGTCGCCGAATTCGGCCACGAATTGCAGGCGATGCTGCGAGCCGGCGTGCCGCTCGAACTGGGGCTGCGCGGGCTGTCCGGTTCTGTCTCCCGTCGGGTTGACCGCACCGCTCAAGAACTGGCCGACCGTCTTCAATCCGGCGTTCCGCTGCCGGATGCCCTGCAGTCGATCCCCGGCGTCCCGCCCAGTTTGCGGGCGGCTCTCTCTGCTGGAGTTCGCTGCGGACGGAGTGACGAAGCCCTGCAGGATCTCGTGTCGCTTGCCTTTGCAATGAACAATCTGCGGGCCGCTCTGTTACGGTCGCTGATCTACCCTGTCGTACTGGTCGTCGTGACGGCGTTGTTATTTCTTCTGGTGGCCCGATTTCTCCTGCCGGAAGTCGCCGAGACTTATCGCTCGTTACGGTTGGAGACGCCCCCCCTGATCTGGTACTGGGGAGATGTCGATGTCGTGGAAGGGATGGCGCTGGGACTTCTGGCGATCGGCGCCGTCGTGGTCGCAGTGTGGTATTTTGGTCTGACTTCCATCGCACAAGTCGTGGAATTTTTGTTTCGACGGCGAATGCAGATCTGGTTTCATCTTTTCCGCATCGGCAGCATCCGAAATGACTTTGCGTTTGCCCGGATTGCGCACTTGCTCGCCTTGTTGACCAAGTATGAAGTCCCCCTGCCCGAGGCGCTGCGGCTGGCCAGCGTCAGTGCGGATTCGAAAGACTGGCGACAGCGGCTCAATCATCTGGCCGAAACTGTCGAGAGCGGGGAACCGCTCACGCAAAAGCTGATGCTGCAGCAGGGCTTCCCCCAATTTTTGAGCTGGCTGATCGAGGTCGGAACTGCCGAATCCAGCCTGCCGGCGACTCTCAAACAGGCAGCCGAGTTCTATCAGCAACGGGCTCTGGGCCGAGCCGAGTTCTTCCTGCGTTTCGTTCCCGTCGCCGTGCTGATCGGAGTGGGCGGGACGCTGACGGCGATGTACGGCGTGATGGTGTTCGGGACGATGGCGCAGTTGTGGGAGAAGCTGGGGGAGACGCCGCGATGA
- a CDS encoding CNNM domain-containing protein has protein sequence MPDWLQCLSALMLFAVGIRLSAFFSGSETGFYRLSVPRLSIDARAGDRPAQQLLWFIYHPTSFVATCLIGNNVANYICTGAISSGIILLFGATSETLEVFATLVMAPVIFVFGELLPKSIYYLVPYSRLKKGIRWLQLVYFLFLPITWPLVQFTRFFEWISGETRQSTEILRGRNRLVQLMHQGRREGVLTDLQSRVANGLLQMAPQTITASMIPNSRVLGISEAASRKEILEFARKFGISAVSVHRKGDESAWYGYVVIAELILAQDGPTPVRPMPTFTYQTSKLEALHKMQVTDTAYGVVIRERETLGIVARNGLVEQLFRPELGTGSRVSA, from the coding sequence ATGCCGGACTGGCTGCAGTGTCTCTCCGCGCTGATGCTCTTCGCCGTCGGGATTCGACTGAGCGCCTTCTTCAGCGGCTCGGAGACCGGATTCTATCGCCTCAGCGTCCCGCGTCTGAGCATCGATGCCCGGGCGGGGGACCGTCCGGCCCAGCAACTGCTCTGGTTCATTTACCACCCGACCTCGTTCGTCGCCACCTGCCTGATCGGCAACAACGTCGCGAACTATATCTGCACCGGGGCAATCAGCTCGGGCATCATTCTGCTGTTCGGCGCGACGAGCGAAACGCTCGAAGTGTTCGCGACTTTGGTGATGGCGCCGGTCATTTTCGTCTTCGGCGAACTGCTGCCCAAAAGCATCTATTACCTCGTTCCCTATTCAAGGCTGAAAAAAGGGATCCGCTGGCTGCAACTGGTGTACTTTCTGTTTCTCCCGATCACATGGCCGCTGGTGCAGTTCACGCGATTCTTTGAATGGATCAGCGGAGAGACGCGGCAGAGCACCGAGATTTTGCGGGGACGTAATCGTCTCGTGCAGTTGATGCATCAGGGCCGGCGTGAGGGCGTTTTGACCGACCTGCAAAGCCGGGTCGCCAACGGACTCCTGCAAATGGCCCCGCAGACGATCACCGCGTCGATGATCCCCAATTCCCGCGTGCTGGGAATTTCGGAAGCCGCTTCGCGAAAAGAGATCCTCGAATTCGCCCGGAAGTTCGGGATCTCGGCAGTGTCGGTGCATCGCAAAGGGGACGAGTCCGCCTGGTACGGATACGTCGTGATTGCCGAACTCATTCTGGCACAGGATGGCCCGACTCCCGTTCGTCCGATGCCAACGTTTACCTATCAGACCAGCAAGCTTGAGGCGCTGCACAAGATGCAGGTGACCGACACGGCTTACGGCGTTGTCATTCGCGAGCGAGAGACGCTGGGGATTGTTGCCCGAAACGGGCTGGTGGAACAGCTCTTCCGGCCGGAACTCGGGACCGGATCGCGGGTTTCCGCTTAA
- a CDS encoding ATPase, T2SS/T4P/T4SS family, protein MIFGFGRGRQKVENDDDDEDQEEEFVLFQGSYNGNNPDLTAHGRLVQAGLLPAKKLVSDALSVRADMIRLDIKAQGAIATIYIDSAPTAPTKMPALQGQAVSQMIRLLAGIDIKVKAPSQTGSIKAEYNGTKYELRVNNQAVEGGERLTIRALDPNLKLEKPRDIGFSEALIEKIRGISSSKSGLILAASPPFSGLTTLKLALMRCSDAYMYSIYFLADIGRELSYVKMYPPNEGDDFARTMQRARREDADILVTDPIDKADDAKAVLECANECAVISDLHAKDAGDGILKLVKLTGDPQLVADQLRLVASQMFIRALCKKCRRAYRPNASLLGKIGLPPETRVLYRPTIAGMEQQADEEEASGPTETCRECNGLGYKGKLGLLEIIEMTEGMKAVVAAGADIKAIRKQARTEKMQTFHSDGLRMVVEGNTSLEELQRAFRTQ, encoded by the coding sequence GTGATTTTTGGTTTTGGACGCGGCCGTCAGAAGGTCGAAAACGACGATGACGATGAAGACCAGGAAGAAGAATTTGTTCTCTTCCAGGGCTCGTACAACGGGAACAATCCTGACCTGACTGCCCACGGTCGCCTCGTCCAGGCGGGCTTGCTGCCGGCGAAAAAACTGGTCAGCGACGCCCTGAGCGTCCGCGCCGACATGATCCGCCTCGATATCAAAGCGCAAGGTGCGATCGCGACGATCTATATCGATTCGGCCCCGACCGCCCCGACGAAGATGCCTGCCCTGCAAGGCCAGGCCGTCAGCCAGATGATCCGCCTGCTCGCCGGCATCGACATTAAAGTCAAAGCACCGTCTCAGACAGGTTCGATCAAGGCCGAGTACAACGGAACCAAGTACGAACTGCGGGTCAATAACCAGGCTGTCGAAGGGGGAGAACGCCTGACGATTCGGGCTCTCGATCCGAATCTCAAGCTCGAAAAGCCCCGCGACATCGGTTTCAGCGAAGCGCTGATTGAAAAGATCCGCGGCATCTCGTCATCCAAGTCGGGTCTGATTCTCGCCGCCAGTCCGCCGTTCAGCGGTCTGACGACGCTGAAGCTCGCTCTCATGCGATGCTCAGACGCCTACATGTATTCGATCTACTTCCTCGCGGATATTGGTCGCGAGCTGTCGTATGTGAAAATGTATCCGCCCAACGAGGGGGACGATTTTGCCAGAACAATGCAGCGGGCCCGTCGCGAAGATGCCGACATTCTGGTCACCGACCCGATCGATAAGGCGGACGACGCCAAGGCGGTGCTGGAGTGCGCCAACGAATGCGCGGTGATTTCCGACCTGCATGCGAAAGACGCCGGCGACGGCATCCTCAAACTGGTCAAACTGACAGGAGACCCGCAACTGGTCGCCGATCAATTGCGGCTGGTCGCCAGCCAGATGTTCATTCGTGCCCTCTGCAAGAAGTGCCGCCGGGCGTATCGTCCCAACGCATCCTTGCTCGGAAAAATTGGCTTGCCCCCCGAGACCCGGGTGCTGTACCGGCCGACCATCGCGGGCATGGAACAACAAGCCGATGAAGAGGAAGCTTCGGGACCGACGGAAACCTGCCGCGAGTGCAACGGCCTCGGTTACAAGGGGAAGCTCGGCCTGCTCGAAATCATCGAAATGACCGAAGGCATGAAGGCGGTTGTCGCTGCGGGGGCCGATATCAAAGCCATCCGTAAGCAGGCGCGGACCGAAAAAATGCAGACGTTCCATTCCGACGGGCTGCGAATGGTGGTCGAGGGCAATACCTCGCTCGAAGAACTGCAACGGGCGTTTCGAACGCAGTAA
- a CDS encoding dienelactone hydrolase family protein, translating into MRFPWFPVGLPVVSSARSALLGLALLLGLTSATAVQAGIQTKEISYEHEGEPLKGFLAWDDSLTGNRPGILVVHEWWGLNDYARTRAKQLAELGYVAFALDMFGEGKVTEHATQAMEWSGTVRSNTQKWRDRALSGLNVLKKQPGVDQDNLAAIGYCFGGSTVLHLAYADAPVKGVVSFHGALPPPPVDASLKTKVLVCQGGADSFVPAATVDAFAFGMEQAKAHYTIVVFGGAKHGFSNPDAARYGIDGIAYDPSAEKHSWAIMQMFFDDIFDKPAPKAVKQ; encoded by the coding sequence ATGCGTTTCCCTTGGTTCCCGGTCGGCCTGCCTGTGGTCTCAAGCGCCCGTTCGGCACTTCTCGGTCTGGCCCTCTTGCTGGGGCTGACTTCTGCAACCGCCGTTCAGGCCGGGATTCAGACCAAGGAAATCTCCTACGAACACGAAGGAGAACCGCTCAAGGGGTTCCTCGCCTGGGACGACAGCCTCACCGGCAACCGCCCTGGCATCCTCGTGGTCCATGAATGGTGGGGCTTGAACGACTATGCCCGCACCCGGGCGAAGCAACTCGCCGAACTGGGGTATGTCGCCTTCGCGCTTGATATGTTCGGCGAAGGCAAGGTGACCGAACATGCAACACAGGCCATGGAATGGTCTGGCACCGTCCGTTCGAATACCCAGAAGTGGCGCGACCGCGCGTTGTCGGGTCTGAACGTGTTGAAAAAACAGCCGGGCGTCGACCAGGACAACCTCGCTGCGATTGGCTACTGCTTTGGCGGATCAACAGTGTTGCACCTCGCCTATGCGGACGCACCAGTGAAGGGTGTTGTCAGCTTTCACGGCGCTTTGCCGCCTCCGCCGGTGGATGCGAGTTTGAAGACGAAGGTGCTGGTCTGTCAGGGGGGCGCGGATTCGTTTGTCCCGGCCGCGACAGTCGATGCATTCGCCTTTGGGATGGAACAGGCCAAGGCCCACTACACGATCGTGGTCTTCGGAGGAGCGAAGCATGGCTTCAGCAACCCCGACGCTGCGCGCTACGGAATCGATGGCATTGCTTATGACCCCTCGGCGGAGAAACATTCCTGGGCGATCATGCAGATGTTCTTCGATGACATCTTTGACAAACCCGCCCCGAAAGCGGTGAAGCAGTGA
- a CDS encoding STAS domain-containing protein, which produces MAKPILEVYQTGPTTVVGFGGRDILGDVNVALCRNELLQLIEEQRCSVVAFDLTGVKFIPSGLLGLLASMRQNEIEVHLYNPSDDIREVLTITGLEKIMPVHRIEVPRPERD; this is translated from the coding sequence ATGGCCAAGCCAATTCTTGAGGTGTATCAGACCGGACCCACGACTGTCGTCGGCTTCGGCGGGCGCGACATTCTGGGCGACGTCAATGTGGCCCTCTGCCGGAATGAACTGCTGCAACTCATCGAAGAACAGCGGTGCAGCGTTGTCGCCTTCGACCTGACCGGCGTCAAGTTCATCCCCAGCGGACTCCTGGGCCTGCTTGCCAGCATGCGTCAAAACGAGATCGAGGTGCACCTGTACAATCCGTCCGACGATATCCGCGAAGTGCTGACGATCACGGGACTGGAGAAGATCATGCCGGTGCATCGGATCGAAGTCCCCCGTCCCGAACGCGATTGA